The DNA region CTTTCTCAAAATAAGCTCATGGCAAAGACGTCACTCGTAGAAAAGGCAAAAAAACTCAAGCGAAAATATCTCATTGCGCTTGCAGCTGGGAGAAAACCAAAAATGGGAACGCGTGTGTATAACAGGTGTAATAAATGCGGAAGACCGCATGGATATATTCGAATTTTTGATATGTGTCGAATTTGTATTCGTGAAGCGGCGAGAAAAGGAGAAATTGCCGGACTCAGAAAATCAAGTTGGTAGTTCCTGTAAATTTTAGATTTTGGATTTTAGATTATAAATTATAGATTTTTTTGGTTTTATAGTTATATTAATAAAAAAAACATTTAAAATTTAGAATTTAAAATTCAAAATTATTTTTTTTCTTCCATGAATACCGATCCTATTGCAGATTTGCTCACAAGAATACGAAATGCGTCCCGCGCTCAGCACAAGGCTGTTCGGACTCCTGCGTCAAAAATGAAATATGCTATTGCAGGAATTCTCTCACGAAAGGGATTTGTTGGTGAAGTCAAGAAAGTAAAAAATGGAAAATTTGAAGACATCGAAATAACACTTCACAAAGCTCAAAAAGATATTCATCTCACTCGAAAAAGTAAACCAGGACAGCGTCTGTATTGTGATGCTTCATCAATACGATCAGTACAAAATGGATATGGGATTGGAATTATTTCTACTTCTCAAGGCATTATGGCTGCTGATGAGGCGAAGGAGAAGGGAATCGGCGGGGAGTATGTGTGTGAAGTGTATTAATTTTTATTTTTTTTGAATTTTTGCATGTCTCGAATTGGAAAAATGCCGGTAAAGATCCCATCTGGTGTCACTGTCGAAGTAAATGGTGGAAAACTTGTTGTGAAAGGAACGAAGGGCTCTCTCACATATGATCTTCCCAACGGAATTTCTGGGAAAGTAGATGATGGTGTGCTCCAGCTCCAGAGATCCTCAGAAGAGAGGGAAGCTAAGGCACTTCATGGTCTTGCTCGTGCGCTTGTGAATAATATGGTACACGGAGTTCATAAGGGATTTGAAAAACGAATGGAAATTATTGGAGTTGGATACAGAGTTCAGGCAAGCGGCACGAAAATTACGCTGAGCCTTGGATTTTCACATCCTATTGAAATGAAAGCTCCCGATGGAGTTCATGTGGAAGTCGATAAAGAAGTGAAAAATCTGATAATCGTAACTGGAGCTGATAAACAGGCCGTTGGAGAATTTGCCGCGAATATTCGTAAGCTCCGAAAACCGGAACCATATAAAGGGAAGGGAATTCGGTATGTAGGGGAATATGTGCCTCGTAAAGCTGGAAAAACTGCGAAGAAATAATTTTTTTTGTTATTTTTTAATTATGAAACAGGAGAAAGTACAAAAACGGCTCAGAAGAAAAAAGCGAATTCGCAGTCGTATTTATGGAACTGCAGAGAAACCAAGGCTGAGTGTTTTTAGGTCGCTTCGATCAATTGAAGCGCAACTTATTGACGATTCTCTTGGGAAAACTCTTGTGGGGGCAAGCACACGAAAAGAAAAGAAAGGATCAAATAGAAAAGCTGCTCAAAAGCTCGGAACGGAAATCGGGAAGAGGGCGCTCGAACTCAAGATCTCAACTTGCGTATTTGATCGCAGCGGGTATAAATTTCATGGTCGGGTAAAAGCCCTTGCAGAAGGAGCCCGAGAAGCTGGACTCAAGTTTTAATTTTCTTTTTTTTGTAATTTTTCATTTTTCTCGTGTCTGAAAAAGAAACACCATTATCTGAAAAGCTCGTAAATGATGATATGAATAATATCGAAGAAGCTGAGACCTCAGAAGCTCCTGCAAATGGAGCAGAAGGAGGTTCTGATAATGCGGCTCCACGCCAACGTGGAGGAAGGCGTCATGGTCGTTCTGAAGATGGTGGAGGAAGGGGAAAGGGGAGAGGGAGAGGTCGTGCACGGACTCGTGAGAAGGAAGAAAAAGAATTTGATGAAGAAGTATTGGATATCGCTCGAGTAACGCGTGTAGTCAAAGGAGGACGAAGACTTCGATTCCGAGCAACAGTTGTTATTGGCGATCGAAAGGGGAGAGTGGGACTCGGAACGGGAAAATCTGTGGAAGTGGCGGTGGGAGTTCAAAAGGCTGTGGCAGCGGCAAAAAAGCGATTGATTCGAGTTCCGATGGTGAATGGGACAATCCCTCATGAAATCAAATATAAGTACAAAAGCGCACGGATTTTGCTTATGCCTGCGAAACTCGGAACGGGAATTATTGCAGGAGGAGCGCTCAGAAAAATTTCAGATCTCGCTGGAATTCAAAATATTATTGGAAAGAGCTATGGGACAAATAACAAACTCGTAAATGCTCAAGCAATGATGAATGCTCTTCAGATTTTCCGAAAAGGAAAAATGGGTGAGAAAAAGCCCGAGGCTGGAGAGAAAAAAGAGTAAAATCGTCAAGTACAGTTCTTTCGATTTTTCATTTTATCAAAAGAAGTATGAAACGATGGATACAGGTGATCCCTTCGGTGTTTTTTGCAGCGTTTTTTTCTCTTCTGTCGATCACAATTTTTTCGAGTACTGTATATGCATTCTCGGACACAGAAACCCCGTCTATTCTCTACTTCAAAGAGCAGGGGATTTTGGGAAGTGATGGAGAAGCAGAGAATTTTTACCCGAGACACCTTATTTCCCGCGAGGATTTTATTGTGTGGAGTTTACGAAATCTTGGAGTTCTTGACCCTGAAATGGGACAGGAGCCTTTTTTAGATGTTGGAAAAGATGACGAAGCAGCTCCATATATAGCAAAAGCATGGGAGCTTGGAGGAATCAATACCAATAAATATTTTTTCCCGAAAAATAAAATTACCGTTGCAGAAGCTCTCAAAGTTCTCATGACACTCGAAGGAGTTCCGCTCCCGCGAGTTTATAAAACTGAAAATACATGGGATGATCTTCCAGAGAATCCAATACTCAAATCTGCCGTTCTCAAATCTCTTGATCTCGGCATTTGGAGGTCAATTTCTAAAAATACTACAGGAGCCCAG from Candidatus Peregrinibacteria bacterium includes:
- the rpsE gene encoding 30S ribosomal protein S5; translated protein: MSEKETPLSEKLVNDDMNNIEEAETSEAPANGAEGGSDNAAPRQRGGRRHGRSEDGGGRGKGRGRGRARTREKEEKEFDEEVLDIARVTRVVKGGRRLRFRATVVIGDRKGRVGLGTGKSVEVAVGVQKAVAAAKKRLIRVPMVNGTIPHEIKYKYKSARILLMPAKLGTGIIAGGALRKISDLAGIQNIIGKSYGTNNKLVNAQAMMNALQIFRKGKMGEKKPEAGEKKE
- a CDS encoding type Z 30S ribosomal protein S14 is translated as MAKTSLVEKAKKLKRKYLIALAAGRKPKMGTRVYNRCNKCGRPHGYIRIFDMCRICIREAARKGEIAGLRKSSW
- a CDS encoding 50S ribosomal protein L18; its protein translation is MKQEKVQKRLRRKKRIRSRIYGTAEKPRLSVFRSLRSIEAQLIDDSLGKTLVGASTRKEKKGSNRKAAQKLGTEIGKRALELKISTCVFDRSGYKFHGRVKALAEGAREAGLKF
- the rplF gene encoding 50S ribosomal protein L6 — its product is MSRIGKMPVKIPSGVTVEVNGGKLVVKGTKGSLTYDLPNGISGKVDDGVLQLQRSSEEREAKALHGLARALVNNMVHGVHKGFEKRMEIIGVGYRVQASGTKITLSLGFSHPIEMKAPDGVHVEVDKEVKNLIIVTGADKQAVGEFAANIRKLRKPEPYKGKGIRYVGEYVPRKAGKTAKK
- the rpsH gene encoding 30S ribosomal protein S8, which produces MNTDPIADLLTRIRNASRAQHKAVRTPASKMKYAIAGILSRKGFVGEVKKVKNGKFEDIEITLHKAQKDIHLTRKSKPGQRLYCDASSIRSVQNGYGIGIISTSQGIMAADEAKEKGIGGEYVCEVY